A single Acidaminococcus sp. DNA region contains:
- a CDS encoding acyl-CoA dehydrogenase family protein: MDFALTDEQLELQALVRDFVNKEIVPYTDEMDKANETRPEIFKKAADMGLLNLVVPEEYGGPGLDSITVAMIYEELAKGCAGVATSIAANALASYPILIAGNEEQKKYQCDLLNRGGLAAFALTEPNAGSDAGAVATKAVKDGDHYVLNGSKVFITNGGIADSYLIFANTRKTGGIRGLTAFIVPKGTPGFRVGRKEDKMGIRPSNTCELILEDVVVPEKNRVGREGGGFRIAMKTLDSARPFVAAVSVGLAQSCLDIAAHYARERRQFGQPIASFEMIQAMVADMAMKVNAARLMVQQACWMRDQGMEFGKEAAMSKCFASDVAMQVATDAVQIMGGYGYMKDYPLEKKMRDAKILQIYEGTNQVQRMVIANKILY; encoded by the coding sequence ATGGATTTTGCATTGACCGATGAACAACTCGAATTGCAGGCACTGGTGAGAGATTTCGTAAATAAGGAGATTGTTCCCTATACCGACGAAATGGATAAAGCGAATGAGACCAGACCGGAGATCTTTAAGAAGGCTGCAGATATGGGTCTTCTGAACCTGGTCGTACCGGAAGAGTACGGCGGCCCCGGACTCGACAGCATTACCGTAGCAATGATTTACGAAGAACTTGCTAAGGGTTGTGCCGGTGTGGCTACCTCCATTGCTGCTAACGCCCTGGCTTCTTATCCTATTTTGATTGCCGGCAATGAAGAACAGAAAAAATATCAGTGCGATCTGCTGAACCGCGGCGGCCTCGCTGCGTTTGCCCTGACCGAACCGAATGCCGGTTCTGATGCAGGCGCCGTAGCTACGAAGGCTGTGAAAGACGGCGATCATTACGTACTGAACGGCAGCAAGGTCTTTATCACTAACGGTGGTATTGCCGACAGCTACCTTATCTTTGCTAATACCCGTAAGACCGGCGGTATCCGCGGTCTGACGGCATTTATCGTTCCGAAAGGCACGCCTGGTTTCCGTGTTGGCCGTAAGGAAGACAAGATGGGTATCCGTCCTTCCAATACGTGCGAACTGATTCTGGAAGACGTCGTCGTTCCGGAAAAGAACCGTGTCGGCCGTGAAGGCGGCGGCTTCCGTATCGCTATGAAGACTCTGGATTCGGCTCGTCCGTTTGTGGCGGCAGTTTCTGTGGGTCTGGCGCAGTCCTGCCTTGACATTGCAGCGCATTATGCACGTGAAAGAAGACAGTTTGGTCAGCCTATTGCTTCCTTCGAAATGATTCAGGCAATGGTAGCCGATATGGCTATGAAAGTGAACGCTGCACGTCTGATGGTTCAGCAGGCTTGCTGGATGCGTGATCAGGGCATGGAGTTCGGCAAGGAAGCAGCGATGAGTAAGTGCTTTGCTTCTGACGTTGCCATGCAGGTCGCAACGGATGCTGTCCAGATCATGGGCGGCTACGGCTACATGAAAGATTATCCTCTGGAAAAGAAAATGCGCGATGCCAAGATCCTCCAAATCTACGAAGGCACAAACCAGGTACAGCGCATGGTCATTGCAAACAAGATTCTCTACTAA
- a CDS encoding 3D domain-containing protein codes for MHRKTLSLVLALLILLCTPLTVSAAKLVAKYGSKGRRVEEVQSMLYKLKYYRGEIDGEYGKQTRKAVSLFQKKNKKKITGSVDWPLYNLMSKKSGLSFGQYRKIWTMEATGYSPSDPGVTGITSTGRVMRRGIVAVDPYIIPLGTRLYIMGYGEGVAADVGSAIKGNHIDLAFMSRREALQWGRRRVRVYIL; via the coding sequence GTGCACCGAAAGACATTGAGTCTTGTGCTGGCACTCCTCATTCTTCTGTGCACGCCCCTTACCGTATCTGCTGCCAAGCTGGTGGCCAAGTACGGGTCCAAGGGGCGCCGCGTGGAAGAAGTACAGTCGATGCTGTATAAGTTGAAATATTACCGCGGCGAGATTGACGGGGAGTATGGCAAACAGACCCGAAAAGCTGTAAGTTTGTTCCAAAAAAAGAATAAAAAGAAAATTACTGGCTCCGTAGATTGGCCCTTGTATAATCTGATGAGCAAGAAAAGCGGCCTTAGCTTCGGTCAGTATCGCAAGATATGGACCATGGAAGCAACCGGCTACAGTCCATCAGACCCGGGCGTGACAGGTATCACGTCGACAGGAAGGGTAATGCGACGGGGCATTGTTGCTGTGGATCCGTATATCATTCCCCTGGGGACACGACTTTACATTATGGGATACGGGGAAGGTGTGGCTGCTGATGTGGGCAGCGCCATCAAAGGCAACCATATTGACCTGGCGTTTATGAGCCGGAGAGAAGCCCTTCAGTGGGGCCGCCGGCGCGTACGTGTCTATATCTTGTAA
- a CDS encoding PaaI family thioesterase, which translates to MLTAKEIREWMYNRFEENPFMKLADIKLSKVECGYVEFTMDVDPKKHGNRYGAVHGGALFTMADTAMGAVCYSIGAKVVTLSASINFIRNTKEKEQLLAKASLVHAGKSTIVCRVEIFGPDGRKMVEVTGTMFVLGHFDEIPQKW; encoded by the coding sequence ATGTTAACCGCAAAAGAAATCCGGGAATGGATGTACAATCGTTTTGAAGAAAATCCTTTTATGAAACTTGCCGATATTAAACTTTCTAAAGTAGAATGCGGCTATGTTGAGTTTACGATGGATGTGGATCCCAAAAAACACGGTAATCGCTATGGTGCCGTACATGGCGGAGCTCTTTTTACCATGGCGGATACAGCCATGGGCGCTGTCTGCTACAGTATTGGTGCTAAAGTCGTAACGCTGTCGGCTTCCATCAATTTCATTCGCAATACGAAGGAAAAAGAACAGCTTCTTGCCAAGGCAAGTCTTGTCCATGCCGGAAAGTCTACAATAGTCTGCCGGGTGGAAATCTTTGGACCTGATGGACGCAAGATGGTTGAAGTAACAGGTACCATGTTTGTCCTGGGTCATTTTGACGAGATTCCTCAAAAGTGGTAA